A genomic region of Cannabis sativa cultivar Pink pepper isolate KNU-18-1 chromosome 1, ASM2916894v1, whole genome shotgun sequence contains the following coding sequences:
- the LOC115705079 gene encoding E3 ubiquitin-protein ligase RSL1, with amino-acid sequence MSVTVEEASTQRRPRKKHRIMEPKQELCEIVDVDHYQLSSQSILDKGTNNSNPISVEQYNEDRDLQLAIMASRLQSPNTTTKAKQVVDLSRQSFYFLDVENDDDDADIQLLWFNTPKTTRKKPFAGPSVTENGQSSNSKDVDPSFVCEICAEPKSVNESFNIKGCSHSYCSECMARYVGSKLQDNITRIGCPVSGCNGSLEPEYCRSILPPDVFERWGMALCEALILGTEKFYCPFKDCSVMLINDGKEVITNAECPSCYRMFCAQCKVAWHDGIECGEFQKLNKDEREKEDIMLKKLAQSKLWKRCPTCKYYVERASGCLFIQCRCGTAFCYNCGNIFTNKSNHYCSKCNH; translated from the coding sequence ATGAGTGTCACAGTAGAAGAAGCGTCCACTCAGAGAAGACCCAGAAAGAAACACAGGATTATGGAACCAAAACAAGAATTATGTGAAATCGTTGATGTTGATCATTATCAACTTTCCTCTCAATCGATTTTGGACAAGGGTACCAACAACTCCAACCCCATTTCAGTCGAGCAGTACAATGAGGATAGAGACCTCCAACTCGCTATCATGGCTTCTCGTCTCCAATCTCCTAATACCACCACTAAGGCCAAACAAGTCGTAGACCTTTCTCGACAAAGCTTCTATTTTCTCGACGTTGAAAACGACGATGACGACGCTGACATTCAATTGCTCTGGTTCAACACACCCAAGACGACTCGGAAGAAACCCTTTGCGGGTCCTTCCGTGACTGAAAACGGGCAGTCTTCAAATTCAAAGGACGTTGACCCATCTTTCGTTTGCGAGATATGCGCGGAACCTAAGTCTGTAAATGAGTCGTTTAATATCAAAGGATGTAGCCATTCTTACTGTTCGGAGTGTATGGCCAGGTACGTTGGTTCAAAGCTTCAAGATAACATTACGAGAATTGGTTGCCCTGTTTCTGGTTGTAATGGGTCATTGGAGCCCGAGTACTGTCGTTCCATACTTCCCCCTGATGTGTTTGAGAGGTGGGGCATGGCCTTGTGTGAGGCTCTGATTCTTGGGACTGAAAAGTTTTACTGTCCTTTCAAGGATTGCTCGGTCATGTTGATCAATGATGGGAAAGAGGTGATAACCAACGCGGAGTGCCCAAGTTGCTATAGAATGTTTTGTGCTCAGTGTAAGGTTGCTTGGCACGATGGGATTGAGTGTGGGGAGTTTCAGAAGTTGAATAAGGAtgagagagagaaggaagaTATAATGTTGAAGAAGCTGGCTCAGAGTAAGCTCTGGAAAAGGTGTCCAACCTGCAAATACTATGTTGAAAGAGCATCTGGTTGCTTGTTCATACAATGCAG